The window TGTTGAGGAGTTCGATCAATCTGTGACTCAAGGGAAAGGCTACCCATCACAATATGCAGGGAGTGAGTATCTTGATGTACTGGCGCAGGCAGCGCAGAGTGATCAAGAAGCAGACGATACCTTTGGCCTAGCTTCAGAGAAAATTCACTACGCTCCGCAAAATATGAATGACCTGAAGTTATACAATACCGAGCAGCGAACCATGCCGGAATTGCCTGAGCGAAAACCGTCAGGGCAACCATTTATCGATGGTGTCAAAGCGAAAGCATTAGGCAACTGGTTGGAGGGTCAGTCTCCTGCGCAATACCAACAGCTTCTCAGTAATGCTGCGTCTTTGTTGGCGGAATCTTCACAGGAAGGATCGCTAAGTAATGTTTTTCGTTACGGTGAGCGTAATGACGTGTGGGAAACCTTTCGCACGGTAGATAAGTCGAACATGCTTGATGCTCAGTTGGTGCTAAAAAACAAACCCGATCATCAAGATGCGTTGGGCTTTTTACAGGATGTCGCGAGTAGCAAAGCCACACCAGCTGAACGCCAACAAGCGGTATTAGAAGCCATTGGTGATGATGCAAATAACCAAGCGACGCTGATTAACGCGATGCTGCTGGCGACGACTCGATTCTATACAGGGAATGGCGCAAATATTATCAACCCAGGCTACGGCGATTTTGCTCCACCAAAGAACGAGAGTGAAATGGAGATGCGTCTTCAATCGTTCCTAAAACGTAATCAATACACCAGTTCCGCTGAACGAGCGCAGGCGAAGAAAGAGTATCGCCAGAACGTGGATATGTTACAGGCTGCGATAGACTCTCCAATGTTTGAACGATACTCCGGTAAAGTCTGGCATGGCTGTCACACCAGTGTTGCCGATGCGGCGTTAGAGAAGGGAACCGGTTTTCAGTTTCCTGGCTTTATGAGTACAACGCGTGCACCAGACGTGGCACAAAGTTACATGGCGAAAGGTGCGCTTTTGGTTATCAACCCGGCGCCAGAAATTGGGGTAAATATTGAACCCATCAGTAATGCAGAAGGTGAAAGAGAAGTCTTGGTTCCTGCAGGGACGTCTTTTACTGTGGAACAAAGCTATACCTTACACTTGGAGACAGGTTACCCGCCTTCAGCTAATACGGCGATGAAAAAGCGAATTTACGATGCAGAAGTGGCTACGAGGCGCCGTCAACCCCATGTAACCACACGCGTAACGACGCCAGAGATGGAGAAAGCGGGCTTAAGTGGTCAAAGCGATCCAAAAGGAGAGGCAGAACTTGCTGACTTGATTGAGCATATCAAGAAAAATCCCTCGAACATGGAAGAGCAAACCAAGGTTGTGGTACTGCGCCGAGAGTCCAGTGCACCAAGCGTCAATACCGCGAATGCGGATAAAGCGGCAACAGAAGCCTTTAAACCAATGTACTCTGGTGGCTTTGTTTAGCCAAGAAGATCAAACATTTAAGTAAGTTTATTCAACTCGAGGTCTCTCATCAGCTTTAGCTTACTTTAGACTGAAACAGTAAAGCTCAGCATACCATGCTGAGCTTTTTTCTATTCTCATCATGTGTCTTATCATAAGCGGCTTAAAATGAAAAAAAACCGACTATATCTAGCATATTCCCCCATCTGTATTCAGCATAATAACTCCATCAGCCAACACTCTGCGCTTATTTAAACCGCAGAGGTGGAATTACTAATAAATACAAAATAGGAATGTAAATCAGATGGTCAACGGATTTATATCGACGCTTCTAAATGACTTTGCAAAGCGTTGCCAAATAGAAACGCTGGAATTTGATGAAGAGGGCTGTTGCCAATTAATTATTGATAACGAAGTAGCGATTACACTTCGCTCAAATGAAGAGAAGCTAACGCTTATTGGCTTAATTTCCGGTGAGAAACCACATCCGGATGTTTATTTTAAACACATGAAAGCAGCATTAACAAAAGATGAACCCTATGTATGTTGGGATGAAGATGCTGGCTACATTGGTTTTATTCACATTCATCAAACGATGTTAACCGAGACATATTTTGAAACGTCGATTGCTCAATTTGTTGATTGGTTAAAGCTGTCAGCAAGCCCGCAGGAGCAAGCGGCGCAAGAACAGAGACAAACACAGACAATAGATGCGGCTCAATTTGCCACATTAAGGGTATAAATAATGATTAGTTTTGGAAACGTAAGCGCACTTCAAGCAGCACTTCCGGAAGTGCGAAATGATATTCTCAAAGAAGGCAAACTCAATGTTGGTGGCAAGGAGTATAAGATCGATGCAGATACTCAGCAGTTTGTTCGTTCAAACCCAAGCAATAGTGCAGTCGCTCGATTCTTTGAAGCAACGGGTAAGCTACTTAGAGAAGGAGGCAACACAGACTCAGTAGCGAAAGCTATGACAAAATCGGTATTCGACAATGCGCTTGGACAAGCTGAACGTTTGAAATCTAGCTCTTCAGTAGAGCATGGCCAGATGTTTTTTAAAGATGCTAGTTTAAAAACGCCAGTCGATGTAT is drawn from Vibrio campbellii CAIM 519 = NBRC 15631 = ATCC 25920 and contains these coding sequences:
- a CDS encoding CesT family type III secretion system chaperone — protein: MVNGFISTLLNDFAKRCQIETLEFDEEGCCQLIIDNEVAITLRSNEEKLTLIGLISGEKPHPDVYFKHMKAALTKDEPYVCWDEDAGYIGFIHIHQTMLTETYFETSIAQFVDWLKLSASPQEQAAQEQRQTQTIDAAQFATLRV